In Mycoplasmopsis cynos, one DNA window encodes the following:
- a CDS encoding HAD hydrolase family protein, which yields MIWIDISKLLNQEYQKVPELNEFVKNVLNIDVNDVMAIGDSQNDISMFQIVGYPY from the coding sequence TTGATTTGGATAGACATATCGAAATTACTAAACCAGGAATATCAAAAGGTTCCGGAATTAAATGAATTTGTCAAAAATGTTTTAAATATTGATGTAAATGATGTTATGGCTATTGGAGATAGCCAAAATGATATATCAATGTTTCAAATAGTTGGATATCCATATTAA
- a CDS encoding HAD family hydrolase: MKKVAIFSDVDGTIYPFPSGILSKKNKDKVNEIVDRGVEFIINTGNGPYDKIKNLANNLKARYIIFSNGAFIYDNFKDEILNIEYIDHNEAKKVWDLAKELELPLYYFGTHRFFLKDATDKHREFFTEFCQYSNWIENGEIPHDLHKIETYGSYDKVKEFYKLAKERKINLNIVDWIDISKLLNQEYQKVPELNEFVKMF; encoded by the coding sequence ATGAAAAAGGTAGCAATTTTTAGTGATGTTGACGGAACAATTTATCCCTTTCCCAGTGGAATTCTTTCTAAAAAGAACAAAGATAAAGTCAATGAAATAGTAGATAGAGGTGTGGAATTTATCATTAATACTGGCAATGGCCCTTATGATAAGATAAAAAATTTAGCAAATAATTTAAAAGCTCGTTATATCATCTTTTCTAATGGTGCTTTTATCTATGATAATTTCAAAGATGAGATCTTAAATATTGAATATATCGATCATAATGAAGCTAAGAAAGTTTGAGACCTAGCTAAAGAATTAGAATTACCGCTTTATTATTTTGGTACACATCGATTTTTTTTAAAGGATGCGACCGATAAGCATCGAGAATTCTTTACTGAATTTTGTCAATATAGCAATTGAATTGAGAATGGTGAAATTCCTCATGATTTACACAAAATAGAAACATATGGCTCATATGATAAAGTAAAAGAGTTTTATAAGTTAGCAAAGGAAAGAAAAATTAATCTTAATATTGTTGATTGGATAGACATATCGAAATTACTAAACCAGGAATATCAAAAGGTTCCGGAATTAAATGAATTTGTCAAAATGTTTTAA
- a CDS encoding DUF4231 domain-containing protein yields MKSKNQSAFYKRFLELQNKAKIKKYIYGILYYSLNTITFISTLYVAIIAVYFLAGNNSNYQNNENPYRLDFWKDSSNYILATTIINSLTSMISSLIAFFAINNKFRFYKEKFNLLKFEHLYYQTRKWIYFDQLDQENDFRLMKRALNILEIDRYKSSSFLYENKMNKEE; encoded by the coding sequence ATGAAATCAAAAAACCAATCTGCTTTTTATAAAAGATTTCTTGAGCTTCAAAATAAGGCGAAAATAAAAAAATATATTTATGGTATTTTGTATTATTCTTTAAACACTATTACATTTATTTCAACATTATATGTTGCTATTATTGCTGTTTATTTTTTAGCAGGTAATAATTCGAATTACCAAAATAATGAAAATCCATATCGATTAGATTTTTGAAAAGATAGTTCAAACTACATTTTAGCTACTACAATTATTAATTCGTTAACAAGTATGATTAGTTCATTAATTGCGTTTTTTGCAATTAATAATAAATTTAGATTTTATAAGGAGAAATTCAACTTATTAAAATTTGAACATTTGTATTACCAAACTAGAAAATGAATTTATTTTGATCAATTAGATCAAGAAAATGATTTTAGATTAATGAAAAGAGCTTTAAATATTTTAGAAATTGATCGTTATAAGTCTTCATCATTTCTTTATGAAAATAAAATGAATAAGGAGGAATAA
- a CDS encoding HAD family hydrolase, producing MDRHIEITKPGISKGSGIKWICQNVLNIDVNDVMAIGDSQNDISMFQIVGYPYLMENSDPYTRTFGKYFTSTVDQDGLAEAIDDYLYRVDFDLKREISQQKSNKQQNLLFVWFLLWNFSFKIKINTI from the coding sequence TTGGATAGACATATCGAAATTACTAAACCAGGAATATCAAAAGGTTCCGGAATTAAATGAATTTGTCAAAATGTTTTAAATATTGATGTAAATGATGTTATGGCTATTGGAGATAGCCAAAATGATATATCAATGTTTCAAATAGTTGGATATCCATATTTAATGGAAAATTCTGATCCATATACTAGAACATTCGGAAAATATTTTACTTCAACTGTTGATCAAGATGGTCTTGCAGAAGCTATTGATGATTATTTATATCGTGTTGATTTTGATCTTAAAAGAGAAATTTCACAACAAAAATCAAACAAACAACAAAATTTGTTGTTTGTTTGATTTTTGTTGTGAAATTTCTCTTTTAAGATCAAAATCAACACGATATAA